The sequence CCGCGATCGTCGTGTATGGCACAAGAATCGTGAACAACGCCGCGGAAGTCGCGGAGGCCCAGACTGCGACCGACGGCGACTTCGATCGCGGATTCACGGCGCGCAACCATTGCGACCAGGGCAAGCCGCCGTCGCGCGCGAACGCATAGGTCATGCGCGAAGCGGACGTCAAGGCCGCCAGGCCACACAGATACTGCGCCGCCACGATTCCGGCGAGCAACGTCCAGGCCAGCCACGCGGGCAGGACGGACTTCAGGGTCCAGGGCACGACTTCGGCGGCTTTGTTCACGCCCTCGCGCACGTCCGGCATCGCGAGCAGAATCGCGCAGATCATCACCCAGCCAAACACGCCGGAAACCCAGACGGACCGGATGATCCCTTTCGGCACGTTGTGCGCCGCGCCGACCGTTTCCTCCGAAGTGTGCGCCGAGGCGTCGAACCCGGTAATCGTGTAAGCCGGCAAAAGGAAGCCGAGCGCAAAAAGCCAAACTAGGCTCTCTTGTTTGGGAAAGACCGCCGCCGCTTCTGGCAACCCGCTGAAGTTGGCGAAAGTCCAGAGCCGCGCCCAATCGAGATTCGGAGTGCATGCCACCAAGGCAACCGTCAGCACGGAGGCCACGATCAGAATCAAATAACCGCTTAGATCGGTCAACCGCGTCGTTAAGTGAATGCCATAATGGTTCAGCAGTCCTTGCGACAGCGTCATCAGAACCACGACAATCGTTTTCACGGTCGCCGCGGACTCCGCCGGTGGCGCCACGCCAAACGCCGCCGTCGCGAAGTCGTACGTGCCGGCGTTGATCGCGGCGAGCGCGCTGACAATGCCGGCCAGGTTGAACCAGGCGGTAATCCAGCCGTAGGCGCGTCCGCCCAAAATGCTGCCCCAGTGGTAAAGTCCGCCCGCCGTCGGGAAAGCCGAAGCCACCTGCCCCATGGTCAAGGCGACGACGATTGAGAACAAACAGACGAGCGGCCAGCCCAGCCCAATGCTCGCCCCGCCCGCGCTGCAGAGGCCGACATGAAACGACGTGATGCCACCGGCCAGGATGCAAATGATCGAGAGCGAAATGGCGAAATTCGAGAAACCGCTCATCCGGCGGGCCAGCTCCTGGCGATACCCCAGCTCCTGCAAGAGCCGTTCGTCGTCGCTGACAAGGTTATCTCGCCCGTGGGTCGTCATCACGCGTTGTCTGACGCTAGCTCCCCGCGGAAGGCAACCGAGATTGGATCACAAAAAGCAGCCGCGAGACGCTCTCGATTTGTTGCCGCAGCGTCGGCCAATCCGGATCCTCCAGGTCGAAGCCGGGATAGCGGTCGATAAAATACAGTTCTCCCAAGGCATCGCACAAAGGCTCAGCAACCCCCACCAGATCGGAGGCTTGGGCTTTGAGATGATCCAGAAGCTTTTCGAGATCGTGAGTTTTTTCGAGACTCCAGCCGTTTCGGATGAGTTCCGCCTTGATCATCTTTTCCAGGACCTCTGCCAACTTGCTTCGACACAATTGGTAACCGACCTGTCGCTCACAAATCAGGCGCAAGGCTTCGAGATACGATTCGGCGATCCAGAGCCAGTCCGCTGGATTGTTGGAGTCAGTTTTCCGTGGCAAGGAGGATTCCTTCGCTTAAGACCGAGTGAAAGAAGTGATCGTGGCGGAAACGTTTCTCGGCCAGGCGAGCAGGCGTGATGGGGATAAGCGTAAAGGCAGGCTTTGAGTGGATTTCGCGGATCGCGCGCCGGAAGCCTCGCGCAGTTTGCAACTGCTGCTCAGCTCCATCGGCAACCAAACACAAATCCACGTCGCTGTCTGGTCGCGCTTCGCCTCGCGCGTGGGAGCCAAAGAGGTACACAGCCTGCAGCGGCGTCACGCGATTCATGGCTTCCAGGCACCTCGCAAGCGTGTCTCGCTGGCTGCGCAAGGTTCCGGGCAAGTTGTCCAGCAGGAGCTGCACGGCTGAAAATTATGATTTCCGCCTTGGTTCGACAAGCCTTGTGTGGACTTCGTCGGGCGGGCCTGCAATCACTCGGAGATGCAGCCCGTTTCGTGTCGTCATGGGGATTCGCATTGCCAGCCTGGACACGCTTCTGTTATGGACACGCCAACTCATGCACCCGCGCCTCGTTCCCCGTTTGTCCGTTTTCATGTTTGTCCAATATTTGATCTGGGGATCCTGGTATGTGGCCATGAGCAGTTATTTGCTCGGCACGCTCAACTTCACTGGCGCTCAGACGGGGCTGGCTTACAGCGCGTTCGCCATTGGCGCCATGATTTCGCCGTTCCTCACGGGGTTGCTCGCCGACCGCTGGTTTGCCACGGAGAAGATGATTGCCGTGTTCAACCTGCTCGGCGCCGCGCTGCTCTTCCTCCTCTCGAAACTCACAACGTTCGGCGCGTTTTTCCCCGTGCTGATCGCCTACTGCGTGCTCTACGTCCCGACGCTGTCTCTCGGCAATTCCCTCGCGTTCCACCATCTGGAGAATCCCGATAAAGAATTCCCGCGCGTAAAAATCTGGTCGGCGTTCGGCTGGATCGTCGCCGGCCTGATCATCAGCCGGTTGAACGCCGAGAGAAGCCCGCTGCAATTCGTCGTCGCGGCAATCATCTCGCTCGCGTTAGGACTTTACTCGTTTACTTTGCCGCACACGCCGCCTAAGAACGTCGGCCAGAAAGTCAGCGCAGGACAAATGCTCGGCCTGGAAGCGCTGGCGTTGTTCCGGCGTCCTTCTTTCGCCATCTTCGTTCTCTGCACGTTTCTCATCTGCATCCCGCTCTATTTCTATTTCGTGATGATGATCACTTATCTCGGCCAGCTTGGCTGGACGAATCCGGCGGCGAAGATGACGCTGGCGCAGGTGTCGGACATGGTTTTCCTGGCGCTGTTGCCTTGGTTCCTGCGCAAGCTCGGCTACAAGAAAACGCTTCTGCTCGGCATGCTCGCCTGGCTGACGCGTTACGTGCTCATGGCTTATGGAAATATCCCCGGCGCGCTCGGCACGGCGATGCTCTACGGCGCGATCATCCTCCACGGCATTTGCTACGACTTCCTGTTCATCACCGGGCAAATGTATGTCGATGACCAGGCCAACGAACGGATTCGCGGCGCGGCGCAAGGGTTGATCGCGTTTGTGCTCTGGGGCGTCGGCGCGTTCGTAGGCACGAACCTGGCGGGTCGCGTGATGGACGCGCACAAACTGCCGCTCGCGCTTGGCGCGATCACACACGACTGGCGCGGCATCTGGGTGATCCCGGCGGCGCTGGCTGCGGGCGTGATCGTTCTCTTCGCGGCGGCCTTTCGGGAGGGGCGGAAGGCCATCTCTCGGAACGGCAGTGATTACTGACTCCAAACGTCGCGATGTTCCATTCGGGTTGGCCGTTCCTCATGCTGGAGCAGACAGCTTGGGTTCAACATTCTTCCTTCCCCTGACGGTAGGGCGAGCCTGTCCCCAGCGAACCGAGTCGGACGTGTTCCACGCGCGTCGAGCGGCTCGCCGGGACGGACTCGCCCTACCGCGTTCATGGGCCGAGTGCAGGTCCGAAAGGAACAGGGAACTTTCCATGAACCGAATCGCCGAAAGAAACGAAAGGAGGCGAAAAAGGTTTTCTTTCGGCCTCGTTCGTTCTTTTCGGCTAATTCCACAAATCGTTACCGCTGCAGGGTGGCAGCATCTGGATGCGGCCAGATCCATCGCCTTCGCAACAATTCGCGGAATTCGCGTTTCCTTCAGCCAATCACAAAACATCCAGATAAAGCTGTCTGAAATCTTCCTTCGTCACTGCTACAGCGTTGGTTTTGTGGCAAGGGTCATCGAATGCCTGGGCGACGAGGGCCTCGAGTTGCTCCGGTTTCACGCTGTGCTCGCGCAATTTCGTGTTCAAGCCAAGGCCCGCCAGAAATTCAGCGATGAATTCGATCGTGAGCCGGTCGGCTTCTACGCCCGGCACTTTCATCAGATCCATTCCGCAAGCAATGCCGACGCGGCGGTAAAGGCCGTGCCAGCGCGCCGCGCAGAACTTCATCCCCGCCACCAGGCACAGCGCGTTGGCCAATCCGTGGTGCATCCCGCAAAGCGTCGAGAGCGGATGCGCCATCGAATGGACCACACCGAGGTCCTTCTGAAACGCGACCGCGCCCATCGCCGCCGCGACGAGCATTTTGCCGCGCGCATCCAGATTATCGCCATCGCGATACGCGCGCGGCAGCGCCTCGACAATGAGCCGGACGCCTTCCAGCGCGATGCCGTCGCACATCGGATGAAAGGCCGGACACGTAAAACTTTCGATGCAGTGCGTGAGCGCGTCGGCGCCGGTGGCGGCCGTCAACTTGGGAGGCAAGCCACGCGTCAATTCCGGATCGAGGATCACCAGCCGCGCCAGCAGTTGGGGATGGAAAATCACGGCCTTGCGTTTGGTGGCGTCGAGCGTGATGACCGAGCTCCGGCCGACTTCGCTCCCAGTCCCGGCCGTCGTGGGAATGGCGATGAACGGCGCCAGGCCAGACCAGTCGCTTTCCTCGTAGAACTTAGCGAGATTGAACCCGGGGCGCTTGACCAGGACGCGCGCGGCTTTGCCCACGTCCAGCGGGCTGCCTCCGCCAATGGCGATGATGCCGTCGCAGGCGTGGCGCTGAAAAGCGTCCGCGGCTTCGCGGACATCGTTCTCGATCGGATTCGGGTGAACGCCGGAGTAAAGGAACCACTGGCGCCCTTGCTCATTTGCGCCCAACGTCGAAACCAGCGATTGGAACGCATCGGTCTTCAGCAATCCGTCGTCGGTGACGACGAGGGGACGGCGAAGACCGGTTTGTGCGAGCCGTGCTGGCAATTCCTGCAACGCGCCTGCGCCGAACAGGGTAGGGGTGGGGAATGAGAACGTAGTCAGGGAGGAAGACATAGCTCAGAGCCATCGCATGCGAGTTTGGAAACTGTTGGAGCTTTCGGTTCGACCTGCCACGCGGCAGGCAGAAAAAGAACAGAAAGACATCAACGGCGTGGACGCTCGCAATCCTTGATCCGCTTGGCAACCTCATTCCTCGATGCGTCTCTCACGGAGAGCGAAATCCGCGCAAAAAGTTTGTTCCGTACGGAACAAACTTTTTGTCACATCGCGGCTTCGTCGGCCAGAGACGTTTTATCGAATCATGTTCGCTGAATCGAAAAGACGATCGGCAGCGCCACGCATTAGGGACGCTGCCGATCGCGGAGGACTATGCCGGGAAATCCCCTAAAAACGGTAGGTGATGCTGCTTGTAATCAGATAGTCGGCGAACGCGGCGTCTCCGGCGCGCCCTTGATAATTCCGCTGCCGGTTTCGATAGAGCGCGACCGGCGTGGACAGATTGAGCGAGGTCTTTTTGTAAGCCCAGGTCAAGCCAGGCTCGATTGAGGCCGCGAATCCGGGTCGTCTTGCGCCCTGGCTTTCTCCAAACGCGTCTTCCGGTGGCACGCCTTCCACGCGGCCACCGAGGCTCAAGGCGAGGCCCTTGGACGGCCACAGCGCATAGCTCAAACCCCCGCGCAGAATGTAGGAATCCCAAATGGAGTTGCCGATCGCATTCGTGTTCTGCGGATTGATCAGATACGTCCCGTTCATGTAGGCGAAAGTGTTCTTGAAGACCTTCTGGAACGCTTGAAAATCCACGAGCACGCCCAAGCCGCCGTCTCCTGGTTGGATTGAGTTGTCCACGTACGACAATTCCGGACCGGTGGCCCGGAACCGATAGTCGGTGGCTTTGTAGTCGCCGGTCGGCGCTTTGATCCCCACGCCCAGCCCCAGGTTGCCATGGGGGTTGTTGTCGGGCGAGAAAACCCAATAATTGCCCATCAGCCGAACATCCGAAAGACCGCCCGCCTGCATGTGATGGCGATTGGTTCGGTCGTGTTCGTAGAGCGAGGACCGGTCGGCGTGAACAAAGGGCACGGTGAGCGCGAGGGAAAAGCGCTTCGTGACGGCGTAGGTCGCGGTGAGATCAAACGTGTGCACGCGATTGATGACTTCCGACCCTTGCCCCAATCGCTGCTTCTGCTCGACCTCACCCACGAAGTGCCGATCCGAGTGCAGCCACCGATAAGCAAGGGAAGCTTGCCAGTCACCCTTTT comes from Verrucomicrobiota bacterium and encodes:
- a CDS encoding amino acid permease, with amino-acid sequence MTTHGRDNLVSDDERLLQELGYRQELARRMSGFSNFAISLSIICILAGGITSFHVGLCSAGGASIGLGWPLVCLFSIVVALTMGQVASAFPTAGGLYHWGSILGGRAYGWITAWFNLAGIVSALAAINAGTYDFATAAFGVAPPAESAATVKTIVVVLMTLSQGLLNHYGIHLTTRLTDLSGYLILIVASVLTVALVACTPNLDWARLWTFANFSGLPEAAAVFPKQESLVWLFALGFLLPAYTITGFDASAHTSEETVGAAHNVPKGIIRSVWVSGVFGWVMICAILLAMPDVREGVNKAAEVVPWTLKSVLPAWLAWTLLAGIVAAQYLCGLAALTSASRMTYAFARDGGLPWSQWLRAVNPRSKSPSVAVWASATSAALFTILVPYTTIAAVCVIFLYISYVLPVAAGFFAHGRTWTRMGPWQLGRWYRPLAVVSTLGCVGLIVIGMQPPNQQAVGIVGGAVALLLIVWFGLERKRFKGPPQISTGSIKAAS
- a CDS encoding HEPN domain-containing protein, with the protein product MPRKTDSNNPADWLWIAESYLEALRLICERQVGYQLCRSKLAEVLEKMIKAELIRNGWSLEKTHDLEKLLDHLKAQASDLVGVAEPLCDALGELYFIDRYPGFDLEDPDWPTLRQQIESVSRLLFVIQSRLPSAGS
- a CDS encoding nucleotidyltransferase domain-containing protein — encoded protein: MNRVTPLQAVYLFGSHARGEARPDSDVDLCLVADGAEQQLQTARGFRRAIREIHSKPAFTLIPITPARLAEKRFRHDHFFHSVLSEGILLATEN
- a CDS encoding MFS transporter; the protein is MASRHLASVSRWLRKVPGKLSSRSCTAENYDFRLGSTSLVWTSSGGPAITRRCSPFRVVMGIRIASLDTLLLWTRQLMHPRLVPRLSVFMFVQYLIWGSWYVAMSSYLLGTLNFTGAQTGLAYSAFAIGAMISPFLTGLLADRWFATEKMIAVFNLLGAALLFLLSKLTTFGAFFPVLIAYCVLYVPTLSLGNSLAFHHLENPDKEFPRVKIWSAFGWIVAGLIISRLNAERSPLQFVVAAIISLALGLYSFTLPHTPPKNVGQKVSAGQMLGLEALALFRRPSFAIFVLCTFLICIPLYFYFVMMITYLGQLGWTNPAAKMTLAQVSDMVFLALLPWFLRKLGYKKTLLLGMLAWLTRYVLMAYGNIPGALGTAMLYGAIILHGICYDFLFITGQMYVDDQANERIRGAAQGLIAFVLWGVGAFVGTNLAGRVMDAHKLPLALGAITHDWRGIWVIPAALAAGVIVLFAAAFREGRKAISRNGSDY
- a CDS encoding iron-containing alcohol dehydrogenase produces the protein MSSSLTTFSFPTPTLFGAGALQELPARLAQTGLRRPLVVTDDGLLKTDAFQSLVSTLGANEQGRQWFLYSGVHPNPIENDVREAADAFQRHACDGIIAIGGGSPLDVGKAARVLVKRPGFNLAKFYEESDWSGLAPFIAIPTTAGTGSEVGRSSVITLDATKRKAVIFHPQLLARLVILDPELTRGLPPKLTAATGADALTHCIESFTCPAFHPMCDGIALEGVRLIVEALPRAYRDGDNLDARGKMLVAAAMGAVAFQKDLGVVHSMAHPLSTLCGMHHGLANALCLVAGMKFCAARWHGLYRRVGIACGMDLMKVPGVEADRLTIEFIAEFLAGLGLNTKLREHSVKPEQLEALVAQAFDDPCHKTNAVAVTKEDFRQLYLDVL